TAAAACCCGCCCAGATTCTTCGCGAAATGATAATTTGGGAATCCTACGCTTGTCTGGTATAATACATCCGGGAGTCCATCACTGTCAAAATCGGCCACCACAGCATTTCTTGTATCTGTCAAGGATGGAAAACCCGTGGCATTCTCTGCTACAAAAACATTTCCGTAATTCACCAAAAGGGAACCGGGCGCATTTATAGCAGGCATCCATATGTCAATATCACCGTCATTGTCATAGTCTGCCAGGAAAAAGCCGGTGCTTAAACCTGATATTGACAGGCCACCAAAAGGAGACGCAGCAATCGGTATTTCTATAAAGAAAGCGGTTCCTTTTGTTCTGTTATTTTTATAGTATCCAAAAACGCCGAGAGATTTTTCACAGAAAATATCCGGAAAACCATCATTGTCAAAATCGGCGACCCCAATCCTGTTCAGGAAATCAGGCACCGGGAAAACGGCCGCATTCCCCAATGAGAAAGTGCCTCCGTTATTTTGCAGATAGATGCCCGGCTGGTTTTGCAGGGCAAACCATACATCCATATCACCATCCGAATCAAAATCGGCAATATGCACCTCACTACCATTGCCAAGGTTAGCCGGCAGCTGTGCTTCTACACCTGCAAAAGGAGAAGCCGATATAGGCATCCACGTGAAAGAACCACCTCCGATTGATTTTGCATAACCATAAGGTGAACCATCTCCATTGGTCTGGTACAACACATCATCCCTTCCATCTCCATCAAAATCGCCTATACAAACATCATCGGATTGCAATGTCTGTGGGAAATTTAAAAAAGGTGTATTCGTCGAATTCGCGGTATAGGTAACCGTTTGTGCCTGTGCAACGGTGCCCATTGCCAAGCATAAAACGACCCATCCAATTATTTTTTTCTTACTAAAGTAAAATTTTTGCATACTATCAGATTAACAATTTTCTTAAATGCTTATACACAGAGATATGGGTTCTTCCATCGTGAAACGGCCATGGCCGATCCTGACGTTAATATGAGATCAGCCCCGGTAATATTATCTTCGCGGCTGATTACAAAATTGGTTACCGCCTGTGGTGTATGGGTATATCTTCCTGCAAATTCAATATTGGCTGGTGTATCAAGATCTGCACCCCAGGTGGCGGCACTCTACATATTTTCAATCAAAGAAGCATTAGGGATCAGATCATTTTCCACCATAAACGGGCTAACGGAAAGGGACATACGCTCCTGCCAAACTGCGGACATGCGGGTGTGCAGGCATCTGCCTAGCAAAGCAAATAAGGCTGTATGCTGAGCAATGGGCAAAATTGACCGGCACAAAACAGCCTGCCGCGTGGTGGGTAGTTCGCAGGCCACAGAAGAATAGTACAAAGGAATGGGTCCATGACAATTTGTGGTTTAAGGAGGATATAGTAAAGAAAAAGATAAATTGATTTATTAGGAATCCGGTTGAAATACTGATGAGATAAAACGATAGGAATACTATCTAAATGGGAGTCCAAGATAATAAAATATTTAATTCAAGCTATTTATTTTCATTCATTTTCTATGTACACTTGACGGGAACGGCTATACGTTGATAATAATGAAGTAAATTATTATGGGAAAAGTATCGCCTGCTGTACTGCGAACCGGTGTTGAACAATTTTATATGATGGATTTTTTTATTTTAAGATGCAGGCTTTTTGTTACAGAGAAGACTACTAACTGAAACAAAACAGCTACATCTCAACATCAAAAAATCACTACCTGTTAAGCGGTTTGTTTTCTTACCGGGCTATCATCATGATAAAAATACCCGTACATTAATTGTAAATAAACATAATACATAGAATCATTCATTTACATCCCTTCCCTCCCCACTTTCCTGCTTTAACGCCACAAAAAGGATCGGAAAAGTATTAATCTGCTGATAATCAATATAATATATAAATATTCTTAGAATAACCCATCTTTACCCCTACTCAATTCATTATATTTTCGTCACTATTATTAGAGATAATGTGAAAAAAAATAAGATTATATGGATATATTTTAAGAATTTAGCAGTTACTTTTAAAATTATAAAAAATGAGCAAAATACCCACTACATTATTTGACAAAGTATGGGATTCGCATGTGGTCAGGAAAATTGAAGACGGTCCTGATGTGTTTTTTATAGACCGCCACTTTATTCATGAAGTAACGAGCCCGGTTGCATTCCTTGGCCTGGAAAGCCGGAACCTTCAGGTAATGTTCGCTGAAAAAACATTCGCTACTGCCGATCATAACACCCCTACCATTAACCAGCATTTACCGGTAGGTGATCCGCTTTCTGCCAATCAGCTGAAAGCATTGGAAACCAATTCGGCCAAATACGGTATTTCACATTGGGGTTTAGGTAATCCAAAGAACGGCATCGTCCATGTAGTAGGGCCTGAAAACGGTATCACACTGCCGGGCATGACGATTGTTTGTGGTGACTCACATACCTCTACGCATGGTGCATTTGGCGCCATCGCATTTGGTATCGGTACATCGGAAGTAGAAATGGTGCTTTCTTCACAGTGCATCATGCAGCCCAAGCCAAAGAAAATGCGCATTAAAGTAAATGGCAAGCTGGGTAAAGGTATTACACCAAAAGATGTGACACTCTATATCATTTCCAAACTGACCGCAGCCGGCGCCACCGGTTATTTCGTGGAATATGCAGGTGATGTATTTGAGAAGATGAGCATGGAAGGCCGTATGACGGTTTGTAATATGAGTATTGAAATGGGCGCACGCGGCGGCATCATTGCCCCCGATGAAACGACCTTCTCTTATATCAACGGCAGAGAAAAAGCACCAAAAGGAGCAGCATGGGATACAGCCCTGGCTTACTGGAAGACATTAAAAACAGATGAAGATGCCCTGTTTGACCTGGAACATCAATTCGATGCAGCAGATATAGAACCCATGATCACATACGGTACCAATCCGGGTATGGGGATGGGCATTACCAACCGTATTCCACTTGCAGCGGCAACTGATGGCAGCAAAGCCAGCTATGAAAAATCACTCGACTACATGGGCTTCCATGAAGAAGAAGCCATGCTGGGTAAAAAAGTGGATTACGTATTTATCGGCAGTTGCACCAACGGACGTATTGAAGATTTCCGTGCATTTGCCTCTATCGTAAAAGGTCGTAAAAAAGCAGATCATATCACCGCCTGGATCGTTCCCGGTTCACACATCGTGGAACAACAGATCAAAGATGAAGGTATCCTGGATATCCTGACAGCAGCAGGATTTCAACTGCGTCAACCCGGATGTTCCGCTTGCCTGGCGATGAATGATGACAAAATTCCAGCCGGCAAATATGCGGTGAGTACCAGTAACCGTAACTTCGAAGGAAGACAGGGACCCGGTTCCAGAACTATGCTGGCCAGCCCGTTAGTGGCAGCAGCTGCAGCAGTAACAGGTGTGGTAACAGACCCCAGAGAGCTGATCGCTGATTAATACTTACTTTTTGACATCCGAAACAAGCAACTTTAAACGATACAATTAAAAAATGGCTTACGATAAATTCACCATATTGAGGAGTTCAGCGGTGCCAATGCCGATAGAAAATGTGGACACCGACCAGATCATTCCTGCCCGTTTTTTAAAAGCAACCGAGCGTAAAGGATTTGGCGATAACCTGTTCCGTGACTGGCGCTATGATACAGACGGTACACCAAAAAAAGATTTTGTCTTAAATAACCCGATTTATTCAGGCAAAATACTGGTTGGCGGTAAAAACTTTGGAAGTGGCAGCAGCCGCGAACACGCAGCCTGGGCGATATACGACTATGGCTTCCGTTGTGTAGTATCCAGTTTCTTCGCAGACATCTTCAAGAACAATGCTATCAATGTTGGTATCTTACCCGTACAGG
The Chitinophaga sp. MM2321 DNA segment above includes these coding regions:
- the leuC gene encoding 3-isopropylmalate dehydratase large subunit, which encodes MSKIPTTLFDKVWDSHVVRKIEDGPDVFFIDRHFIHEVTSPVAFLGLESRNLQVMFAEKTFATADHNTPTINQHLPVGDPLSANQLKALETNSAKYGISHWGLGNPKNGIVHVVGPENGITLPGMTIVCGDSHTSTHGAFGAIAFGIGTSEVEMVLSSQCIMQPKPKKMRIKVNGKLGKGITPKDVTLYIISKLTAAGATGYFVEYAGDVFEKMSMEGRMTVCNMSIEMGARGGIIAPDETTFSYINGREKAPKGAAWDTALAYWKTLKTDEDALFDLEHQFDAADIEPMITYGTNPGMGMGITNRIPLAAATDGSKASYEKSLDYMGFHEEEAMLGKKVDYVFIGSCTNGRIEDFRAFASIVKGRKKADHITAWIVPGSHIVEQQIKDEGILDILTAAGFQLRQPGCSACLAMNDDKIPAGKYAVSTSNRNFEGRQGPGSRTMLASPLVAAAAAVTGVVTDPRELIAD
- the leuD gene encoding 3-isopropylmalate dehydratase small subunit yields the protein MAYDKFTILRSSAVPMPIENVDTDQIIPARFLKATERKGFGDNLFRDWRYDTDGTPKKDFVLNNPIYSGKILVGGKNFGSGSSREHAAWAIYDYGFRCVVSSFFADIFKNNAINVGILPVQVSAEFLDRIFTAIEADPHAELEVNLPAQTITILATGESESFAINTYKKHNLTNGFDDIDYLQAMKNEIQLFAAKSMY